The Tigriopus californicus strain San Diego chromosome 5, Tcal_SD_v2.1, whole genome shotgun sequence genome includes a region encoding these proteins:
- the LOC131880459 gene encoding uncharacterized protein LOC131880459: protein MREDMSLSAFVSEVRFHNNPAAHENLEGDTTVRIQKYRRRGSDDLVREDGPSTAHTTLSSAPSSSFKVNTSGKPKRSPNYLAEDAIQREHEFLQTERAHSSRSPTLPPLPATPPQGESRRWRESHVSTFHVTGSYEGSEHEVTSDTSISSSDGAERLQSHFDPNNWMLSSPPRRCRVLSSTLNEINESLAPSVISNHRVERRETSPFPGPIDPPQAPHEEGVPDSVRKSKWPLPKYIHNIIVHQQMHEKKPQDESKLMRQLAKSIMLPDDPSDPAAFTVTPGLTRPPKPPWCSSKPVLKIVGTFAFMMSLGIIIAIIYLNWYSNTFRPMDM, encoded by the exons ATGAGAGAGGATATGAGTCTCAGTGCTTTTGTATCAGAGGTGCGATTCCACAATAATCCAGCTGCCCACGAGAATCTGGAGGGTGACACGACCGTCCGGATCCAGAAATACCGCCGACGAGGTAGCGATGACCTCGTTCGCGAGGATGGGCCTTCCACGGCCCACACCACCCTGTCCTCGGCTCCGTCGAGCTCATTCAAGGTCAACACGAGTGGAAAGCCCAAACGATCCCCCAATTACTTGGCCGAGGATGCCATCCAAAGAGAGCACGAGTTTCTCCAGACGGAGCGAGCCCACTCGTCCAGATCACCCACACTACCCCCACTTCCTGCCACGCCCCCTCAAGGGGAAAGTAGAAGGTGGCGAGAAAGTCATGTCTCGACATTCCACGTCACTGGTTCCTACGAAGGAAGCGAACATGAGGTGACCTCGGACACCTCCATTTCGTCGTCGGATGGCGCCGAGCGG CTCCAGTCCCATTTTGATCCCAATAATTGGATGTTGAGTTCGCCACCAAGGCGTTGTCGGGTCTTGTCATccactttgaatgaaatcaacGAATCATTAGCACCTTCTGTCATATCCAATCATCGGGTGGAACGCCGAGAAACATCCCCCTTTCCCGGGCCGATTGATCCACCCCAAGCCCCACATGAAGAGGGTGTTCCTGATTCGGTCAGGAAGTCAAAGTGGCCATTGCCAAAGTACATTCATAATATCATAGTTCATCAACAAATGCACGAAAAGAAGCCACAAGACGAATCGAAACTCATGCGGCAACTCGCCAAAAGTATCATGCTCCCGGATGACCCTTCTGATCCTGCAGCCTTCACCGTCACCCCTGGTCTCACACGACCCCCCAAGCCCCCATGGTGTAGCTCCAAGCCCGTTCTAAAGATTGTTGGCACTTTCGCGTTCATGATGTCCTTGGGgatcatcatcgccatcatctACTTGAATT GGTATTCAAATACATTTCGGCCCATGGACATGTGA
- the LOC131880460 gene encoding guided entry of tail-anchored proteins factor 1-like, translating to MTVDTVSWPLLIGVPLLVLWQIFLDQTLSWVIALLNKRSCSPRETEIREEIRSLKKTQDGISMMDEFAKHAKIERRLIKLKAALQELQSDRISQTKMSYRAFQITFYAITGLLFLFIFFTYGSEPVVIFNESHPFYPFHLLMSYPTGLSGAIGIPFWTLICRSAIPCLFKTKS from the exons ATGACAGTGGATACAGTTAGTTGGCCGCTATTAATTGGTGTCCCATTGTTGGTGCTTTGGCAAATTTTCTTGGACCAGACGCTCTCTTGG GTTATAGCCCTCCTGAATAAGCGATCGTGCTCTCCAAGAGAAACTGAAATCCGAGAAGAGATCAGGAGCCTTAAGAAAACTCAGGATGGGATTTCAATGATGGATGAATTtgcaaaacatgcaaaaatagAAAGACGATTGATTAAGCTCAAAGCCGCCTTGCAAGAACTGC agAGTGATCGAATTTCTCAAACCAAGATGTCGTATCGAGCTTTTCAAATTACGTTTTATGCCATAACG ggtcttctttttctatttATATTCTTCACCTACGGCAGCGAACCTGTGGTCATCTTCAATGAATCTCACCCATTTTACCCTTTCCACTTGCTCATGTCTTATCCCACGGGTCTCAGTGGGGCCATTGGGATTCCATTCTGGACCTTGATCTGTAGAAGTGCAATCCCTTGTCTATTCAAAACCAAGTCTTGA